In Numida meleagris isolate 19003 breed g44 Domestic line chromosome 3, NumMel1.0, whole genome shotgun sequence, the following are encoded in one genomic region:
- the EIF4A3 gene encoding eukaryotic initiation factor 4A-III, with protein sequence MSGSAGSGGTTGSARKRIMKEEDMTKVEFETSEEVDVTPTFDTMGLREDLLRGIYAYGFEKPSAIQQRAIKQIIKGRDVIAQSQSGTGKTATFSISVLQCLDIQVRETQALILAPTRELAVQIQKGLLALGDYMNVQCHACIGGTNVGEDIRKLDYGQHVVAGTPGRVFDMIRRRSLRTRAIKMLVLDEADEMLNKGFKEQIYDVYRYLPPATQVVLISATLPHEILEMTNKFMTDPIRILVKRDELTLEGIKQFFVAVEREEWKFDTLCDLYDTLTITQAVIFCNTKRKVDWLTEKMREANFTVSSMHGDMPQKERESIMKEFRSGASRVLISTDVWARGLDVPQVSLIINYDLPNNRELYIHRIGRSGRYGRKGVAINFVKNDDIRILRDIEQYYSTQIDEMPMNVADLI encoded by the exons ATGTCGGGGTCCGCGGGCTCCGGTGGCACCACCGGCTCGGCGCGGAAACGGATCATGAAGGAGGAAGACATGACGAAGGTGGAGTTCGAGACGAGCGAAGAGGTGGACGTGACGCCCACTTTCGACACCATGGGGCTGCGGGAGGACCTGCTGCGCGGCATCTACGCCTACG GGTTCGAGAAGCCGTCGGCCATCCAGCAGAGAGCCATCAAGCAGATCATCAAGGGCCGCGACGTGATCGCGCA GTCGCAGTCGGGAACGGGGAAAACGGCGACGTTCTccatctctgtgctgcagtgtctGGACATACAG GTTCGCGAGACCCAGGCACTGATCTTAGCACCAACTCGAGAGCTGGCTGTGCAGATTCAGAAG GGTCTTCTTGCTCTGGGAGACTACATGAATGTCCAGTGTCACGCTTGCATCGGAGGGACCAATGTGGGTGAAGATATCCGAAAGCTGGATTACGGGCAGCATGTTGTTGCTGGCACTCCAGGCCGGGTGTTTG ATATGATTCGGCGGCGAAGTTTAAGGACTCGTGCTATCAAAATGCTGGTTTTGGATGAAGCAGATGAAATGCTCAACAAAG GTTTTAAGGAGCAGATTTATGATGTGTACAGATATTTACCTCCAGCTACACAGGTGGTTCTGATCAGTGCCACTTTGCCTCATGAAATTCTGGAGATGACCAACAAATTCATGACAGACCCCATTCGTATCTTGGTGAAACG TGATGAGTTGACCCTCGAAGGAATCAAGCAGTTTTTTGTGGCTGTGGAGAGGGAAGAATGGAAGTTCGACACCTTGTGCGATCTCTACGACACGCTGACTATCACCCAGGCTGTCATCTTCTGTAACACCAAGAGAAAG GTAGATTGGCTCACggagaaaatgagagaagcCAACTTCACTGTTTCATCCATGCATGGGGACATGCCACAGAAGGAGAGAGAGTCCATCATGAAAGAGTTCAGATCTGGTGCAAG CCGAGTCCTTATTTCAACAGATGTTTGGGCTAGAGGTCTGGATGTGCCTCAGGTATCCCTGATCATTAATTACGACTTGCCCAACAACAGAGAACTGTACATACACAG AATTGGCCGCTCAGGCCGATACGGCCGGAAAGGTGTAGCCATCAACTTCGTGAAGAACGATGACATCCGCATCCTGAGAGACATCGAGCAGTACTACTCCACCCAGATAGATGAGATGCCCATGAACG TTGCTGATCTTATCTGA